The following are from one region of the Corylus avellana chromosome ca1, CavTom2PMs-1.0 genome:
- the LOC132181762 gene encoding rust resistance kinase Lr10-like, with protein sequence MTINWGVLHAAAKMILGTPFVIAFLIYKWKRRHLSMYDVVEEFLQSHNNLVPIRYSYSEIRKITKNFKDKLGEGGYGTVFKGTLRSGRHVAIKMLSKSKANGEDFISEVATIGRIHHVNVVQLIGFCVKRSKRALVYELMPNGSLNKFIFLSEECTLLSYNQMYDIALGVARGIEYLHQGCDMQILHFDIKPHNILLDENFTPKVSDFGLAKLYPVNKNIVSLTAARGTLGYMAPELFYKNIGGVSYKADVYSFGMLLMEMAGRRKNLNAFAEHSSQIYFPTWVYDQLHDGNDIEMENATEEEKKISKKMIIVALWCIQMKPSDRPSMNKVVHMLEGEVECLQMPSKPFLSSLESTMTNGGENLNESNESSQSSQF encoded by the exons ATGACCATCAACTGGG GAGTGCTCCATGCAGCAGCAAAAATGATACTGGGGACTCCATTTGTGATTGCATTCTTGATATATAAATGGAAGAGGAGGCATTTATCAATGTATGATGTTGTTGAAGAATTTCTACAAAGTCACAATAACCTCGTGCCAATAAGGTACTCTTATTCCGAAATTAGAAAGATTACCAAAAATTTCAAGGATAAATTGGGCGAAGGAGGCTATGGCACTGTATTTAAAGGTACGCTTCGAAGTGGTCGCCATGTGGCTATAAAGATGTTAAGTAAGTCCAAAGCTAATGGAGAAGATTTTATAAGCGAAGTTGCAACCATTGGAAGGATTCACCATGTTAATGTAGTGCAACTCATTGGTTTTTGTGTTAAAAGATCAAAACGGGCTCTAGTATATGAGTTAATGCCTAATGGTTCCctgaataaatttatatttttgtcagAAGAATGCACACTCCTAAGCTATAATCAAATGTATGATATAGCTTTAGGAGTGGCTCGTGGGATTGAATATTTACATCAAGGATGTGACATGCAGATTTTACATTTTGATATCAAGCCTCACAACATTCTTCTTGATGAGAATTTTACTCCCAAGGTTTCTGACTTTGGACTAGCAAAATTGTATCCAGTAAATAAAAACATTGTTTCTTTGACTGCTGCAAGAGGGACATTAGGATACATGGCTCCTGAGTTGTTCTACAAAAACATTGGAGGAGTTTCATACAAAgctgatgtttatagttttggaatGTTATTGATGGAAATGGCTGGTAGAAGAAAGAACTTAAATGCATTTGCAGAACACTCAAGCCAAATATACTTCCCTACTTGGGTCTATGACCAATTGCACGACGGAAATGACATTGAAATGGAAAATGCCacagaggaggaaaagaaaataagcaaGAAGATGATCATTGTTGCATTATGGTGTATACAAATGAAGCCTAGTGATCGCCCTTCAATGAACAAAGTTGTGCACATGCTTGAAGGAGAAGTTGAATGCTTACAAATGCCTTCCAAGCCTTTCCTATCATCACTAGAGAGTACCATGACAAATGGTGGTGAGAATTTGAATGAATCAAATGAATCAAGTCAATCATCTCAATTTtaa
- the LOC132188839 gene encoding ACT domain-containing protein ACR11, whose protein sequence is MAVAVASWGLGKYLCDHTCVLKASDRVSSGSFIRGPLGFATKRFFILHKTRWLSSITTITPLASSATALEDASPSDSDTIPTPVVIIDQDSDPSATVVEITFGDRLGALLDTMNALKNLGLNVVKANVFLDSSGKHNKFAITKSDTGRKVEDPELLEAIRLTIINNMMEYHPESSAQLAMGAAFGVMPPKQQVDVDIATHVSVYDDGPDQSLLYVETVDRPGLLVDLVKNITDISVSVKSGEFDTEGLLAKAKFHVSYRDKAISKPLQQVLANSLRYFLRRPTTEEASF, encoded by the exons ATGGCTGTGGCTGTGGCTTCTTGGGGTCTCGGGAAGTACCTCTGTGATCATACTTGTGTTCTGAAAGCTTCTGATCGCGTGTCAAGTGGGTCTTTTATCAGGGGCCCCCTTGGCTTTGCCACCAAACGTTTCTTCATTCTTCATAAGACAAG ATGGTTATCTTCAATCACTACAATCACTCCACTAGCATCATCAGCTACAGCTCTGGAG GATGCAAGTCCTAGCGATAGTGATACCATCCCAACTCCTGTAGTTATTATCGACCAAGACTCTGATCCAAGTGCAACTGTCGTGGAGATAACTTTTGGGGATCGGCTTGGAGCTCTTCTCGACACT ATGAATGCGCTTAAAAATCTTGGACTCAATGTTGTTAAGGCAAATGTTTTTTTGGATTCTTCTGGGAAGCACAACAAGTTTGCCATCACTAAATC TGATACTGGTAGAAAAGTAGAAGATCCAGAGTTGCTTGAGGCAATTCGCTTGACAATTATAAATAACATGATGGAGTATCACCCG GAATCAAGTGCCCAATTAGCAATGGGAGCAGCCTTTGGAGTAATGCCTCCAAAACAACAG GTGGATGTGGATATAGCAACTCACGTAAGCGTCTATGATGATGGCCCTGACCAGAG TTTACTATATGTGGAGACAGTTGATCGCCCTGGATTATTGGTGGATCTCGTGAAGAACATTACGGACATCAGTGTTTCTGTTAAATCGGGAGAATTTGATACAGAG GGTTTGTTGGCTAAGGCAAAGTTTCATGTTAGCTACAGGGATAAAGCCATAAGCAAGCCTCTCCAGCAG GTTCTTGCTAATAGCTTGCGATATTTTTTGAGGCGGCCAACAACCGAGGAGGCGAGTTTTTGA